CCGATGCATTCACACTGACATTCACACCATGCTGCTTGGAAGAGGTAGGAGCCACCTAAAGAGCAAAAAGGCCAGACTTGCAGTGACGTGGCAGCAGGATACCATCTGTCCCACTTGTCCTGCTCCAGGTACTGGACATTCAGATGGCTACCTATCCTGATGCAGGTTGACCACAGCTTGCTTAGTGCAATTAGTTCCTTACTAATCGTTCTAGAATCTACTAATGAAGTCAAGAAATGGTAgtttggaggaagaaaaagggacAATGGCAGCAGGGAATGAATGAATCTGAGTGAAGCAAAGCTGTATGGTATCATATTCTCCCTTTGGCAAATTCTAAGACTAGGGAATCCCTATCCTAATTCCACCAATTCCAGCCCCATTCCCCCATCACCCTGCACCAGGCCAAAAACAGGCCAGAGGTGGAAACTGTTCCTCCTCATCCATTATTGAAGTCATTGATCCTTAAAAGCAGCTAGAATAGTGTCCAGGGCTAGGATCCTTCACCACAAGGAGTGACCAAAGCCAGGTACTCACAGGGAACACAGCAGGCCCATACTGGAAGGTGCTGGGGAGGCCCGGGACCCCTGTATAGTATGGCAGGCTGGTGTAACTGTAGCCAGGAGGCAGCGCCGGGTTCAGGAATGTCTGCTGCGTGGTATGGTGAGTCTGCGTCTGGTTCTGTTGGGGTTGGGCCAAGGTTGTGGccggggctggggaggaggcatCCCCACGGCCGAACTTTGTGAGGTCACCTGTGACAGGAGAGGCTAAATGTACCTGCCTCTTTCACCCCAATACCAATGCAGAATTACCTCTTCTGGTTTCACATGATTCCAGGAGATCCTGTTCAAAGACTATTAAAGTTCAATTCCTTGAATTACATTTCTGAGTGGCTCCAATTAGTGTTGCTCAGCATATACTGAGCACAGTTGCTGTAAGCCAAGGACTAGTGTTGAATAACTGTGCAATGCTATGGCAGGGACAGGCTCTTGGAATAAGGCACCTGTACAATTTCTCTGCCCACTTGTGTTCTCTTTCATCttcccccttcttccctcccctcttctcctccaTGGGGAATACCCCATGCTGGACTTGAAAGACAATGATGGATCAGGGAAAATGATAAGTCAATGAGGACAATGATAGGTCAGGTAAAAGAAGGCCCCCAGACATAGCAAGGCAGTGAGATTGCCACTGTGAGTAGCATAAAGGGGCAGAGATGAGCAGAGAAGACCACATCGACCACTGTACTTCCTGGAAAAAGCTAGCAAATGGCTTGAAACTAAGTCAAGATATCACTTTTTtgggagatgaggtcttgctatgttgcccaggctggtcttgaactcctgggctcaagcaattctcccaccttggcctcccaagtagccgagactacaggtatgtgctaccatgcctgtcTAAGATATCATCTAGAAATCACAGGGAGACAACAGAAAGTGGGATGAATAGGAAAAGCCACGACATGCCCAACTTTAGCAGGATTTTGAATCTACCAATCTTGATTTATCACATTCCTTCTTGCTACCAATCAGGTTTCTGCCATCAATCCCAACACTatctccctttttatttatttagtcccATCCCAATCCTACCAGAATAAGGGTTGCTGGCCAGGCTACCATCCCTCCCAGTCAGCGGAGTAGTGGGTGTGGGAAATGGGATGCTGTAGTAATCctagaaaagagggaaaaaaagagcagAGATTCAATGTCACTCATTCCCCAGCATGAGTATTATTTCCACagaggaaaaaacagaagaatgtgAGAGTTGTGCAATTTATCCAGTCACTAATTAAGCTGGCTAGAGTTAGCACAAACTCCACATTACTCTTGTATACACTGTCCCCCTTGCCTGGCCATGAGCACAGTCAGGCAAGGTCTAAGGGTATGCCCACTTGAGAATATGTCAAAGTCCACAAGGACCAATATTTTCAGCACTTTAGGTGTCATCCCTATCAGTTTATACCAAGCTTATTCTACTGAGAAAACAGATCATTCTGTAATTTAAAGTGACTGGGACAAACAAAAAGCACCCTGAGTGCTCCAGAGTACTTTACTGGGCTATAGATTAGGTTAAATGGTATTTACTAAGATGCCACaactctgatttaaaaaaagaagaaaaaaggctgggtgtggcggctcacgcctgtaagctcagcacttagggaggcagaggcaggtggatcacaaggtcaggaactcaagaccagcctggcaaagatggcgaaaccccatctctactaaaaatacaaacaaaaaatcagccaggggtggtggcgggcacctttaatcccagctactcgggaggctgaggcagacaattGCTTtgacccaggtggcagaggttgcaatgagccgagatgacgccactgcactccagcttgagagacagagtgagactctgtcttaaaaaaaaaaaaaaaagttatcttctGTTGGAAACCCTCCTCCAAATCCCTATATTCTAATATGCCTTAGATCAGAGTGTATGGAGGGCTGGGATGGGAAAGAGCTATGTCTGTGACTGAGGTAATTCTCCCAACACTAATTTTAAGACTACTTTATTTTCCAAAGCTCTATCCCACATACTCACCAATGGAAATCTTGTCTGAAGCATCTGTAAGTCATCATAACCATATACTTGTGGCTGAAAGATACAGATATATAGCAATAACAGGAACTGGTCATGATGTTAGCAAACTAAGGAGCCAAGAGACAAGCTAATTCAACAGAATATTCATCCTCATTCTGGGTTAGAACACGACACAGATTATTTCCttcaattttatttaagtaaaaagcAGTAAAGTACAAAGAGATTAAAAGATTCATGAAAGGTCTTGAAGCTTTCCTTGAGCTAAATACTACTGATTCTAGTAGGCTGGCTTCTTGATACCAATAGAGTAGACACAAAATATACACGAACAACCAGTTTTACTCTCTATTCTACAAGTCTCTGTCTCTTATACTCTTCAAAATCTGGCTTAAAAATAATCTCCTCCAGaaagaatattttacttttctccaaTTTCAGGGTTTTAAGGTAGTGACTACACATTAAAAATGTGTAACTGTGTTATTTGGATGTGTCAGCAGTATGATATTTATCTAGACTTTGTCTCTGAGGGCAGGAACAGgtatcttttaaaactttttcatataCCCTTCATCTTAATAGCTAAGAAATACTTGAAGGTCACAGAAGATACACTAGGGCAAAAAGCTACTACTAATATCAGCCACCCACTTATTCTCAAAGTCCCAGATTGAGTCAGGAAACTTTCCTCTAACCAGGCCAGACCAGCAAACACACTCAAGAGTTACGGATTTAATCAAATCAGAGAAAATAATTCTTGgggccaggagtagtggctcaggcctatataTAACCCCAgttctttgagaggctgaggcaggaggacccccTGAGCccgggattttgagaccagcctaggcaacataggaagaccctgtctctaaaaaaaatttttcaaacttagccaggcatggggatgcacatctgtagtcttagctacttggggagtctgaggtgagaggactgcttgagcccaggagttcaagactgcagtgagctagctATGATTGtttcactgcactctggcctgggtaaaagagcaagatctgtctcaaaaaataaaataatagtcatAATTATCTAAGACACTAAAAAGGATTCCAGATGAACATTCTGGCCTTTGGCTTCTGAGGCCCAGAAGTTGTGTTTCAAACAGGGCAGATATTCTcatcacacatatacatacatattgtacacacacacacatgcatacatgtgtgcACCATAAACCAGAGCAGACACACAATAGATGGGTTGGCCTCAGTTTAGTCCATTAGTACTTTTTCCAAAACTGCAAAGATTAAAAACCAGTTTGATTACATGTGGCAAttcctcatttattttatattttaattacagttgacccttaacacaggtttgaactgcatgcTGTTTATACCTGAATCTTTTCCAACCAGACACACAGATcaaaaatacagtcacatttatAGAATGCAAAACCCATATACATGGATTCCACAGAGCCAACTGCAGGGCTTGAGTATGTGCAAGTTTTGGTATTCACAGGGGTCCATCTGAAGCCAGAGCTATAAAAAGAGCAGCCACAGCATCCTCACCTTTTGAAGAAGATCCTTTAGTCCCACTTACCGGGTAGGCATGTAACAGCCCTGGAGCCATAATATACGGATTAGGCAACAACGGCGGGACCCCAGGAGGGAGGTTGGGAGGAGCTTTTCCtaaaagagaaattatatttttatcccATCACACAATTACCCCCTCCATCCCAGAGGAATGCCATCTGCTTACGCTAGGCTACCTGAAGTCGTAGCAACTGAGCTTCGAGTCGAGGCTGTGACAGTGGAGTTGCTGCCTAGGCTGAGGCCCAGGCTACTGCCACTATTGAGACTGGAGGAGACACTGACCACTGGGGGAGGTGCAGAGACTGTGCTGGATGTGGTGGAAAAAGTGCTGGAGGAAGAATGGAGATTCGCCTCACTCTCCACACTTGTGTGCTTCAAAAGGGGGAGCagtggaagagagaagaaaagagatcaGCGTCATAGGTCAGGAAAAATAAGATAAGACAATCCCTCCTGCTGAATATATTATTATGTCAACTTCCTAATTAAAGAGACCAAGTAGGCAAGGTACCAAAGTACACCCTGCTAAAGTAGTTAGAAATAATCTCCAGCTACATATTCCTCAAGACTCATCTGGCAAGAATGGTAACACACTCACTGCACATCATCATCCTGTTCAGAAAGACAATAACGCAAATGGAGACAGATTCCCCAGAGACTAACATTGGTTCATAAAGGAACAGAGAGAGTTGAGATGTAAAAAATACATCACAGCTTTCTCTCCCCAACTTTTCTTTACTAGTTGAGACCAGTTTGTGGACTAGGAGCAAGCAAAAattctgattttacttttttttttttttgagacagggtcccatctgttgcccaggctggggtgcagtggtgcaatattggctcaccacaaccttggcttcctgagctcaaacaatcctcccactttagccacccgagtagctaggactctatgagtgtaccaccatgcttggccaaccttcaaaaaatttttgtggggatgaggtctcactatattgctcaggttggtctcaaactcctgggctcaagcaatcctcctgccttggcctcccaatgtgttgggattacagaggtgagccactgcacctggccacaattCTGACTTTAAACCTGAAACTCTGTATTTGAACAGAGACTCCTAAAGGAACCTTAGCCCTCATACCTCCCCAGGCTTCTGGCAAATCTGACACTTTTGTCCAAAATGGGTCCTTCCCTTTACAGGCTCAGCTTAATTCTATTAATAGTTGTTACAAATCGAAACAACAAAATTGATCTTGGACCAAAAGCTCTCACCTGGCATCTACCTTCACAAAAATGTCCAGCCTTGCACTGATTCTTTTCAGAACTCATGTTTGGCATACCCAAGACCAAGAAAAGAGAACAGCTCTACCAGTTAGAAAGGTATGTTCTTCCAGAATTTATTAAAGTATACAAAGCCCAACTATATATTCAGTAGGGGAAAAAAGTCAGAAAGTCACTTTCAGGGCTTTTAGGAATGGCCCAGAGCTCAATGTTTAGGGATTGTTCTGCCTCTCTTGGCTTCCTAACATCCCTTTACTCGTTTTCCTGCAACCTCAAATCAATTATTTTGCCATCTCATGAAGAAATTTTCAATAATTCTCTCTTGGGACAATCTTAGGGTTGGAAAGTTCTAAGTGTAAGAAAACCACACATCCCTCTCTGCATCACACTTACCAAAAGAGTGGATGTCGAAGTGCGCCCAGAAGATGTTGATGATGAAAGGGTATTCTGCTGTGTAGATAACGTGCTGTCAGAATAAAAGAGGTTGCCATCAGCCACAGTGCTATACTTACCTGACCCAGAGCTTCAGTCAAGAACATAACAAGGAAATAAGATATAATATGAGACACCAAGGAGGTCTGAGATCATATATATGTTAAGCACAATGCCCAGCCAGGGGTAGTCAGCAGTTAAAGCAAAAGTAGACGTTGAAAGGGGAAAATTAAAACAAGCCTCCTCTGTCTTCACTTCCCACAGTTCTCAGGTCACCCACTTACCACAAAAGCAGGGCTAATGTGGTCTCTGCCAGGTCAAGGGAATAAGAAAGAACCAGAGAGCTCTGTTAACTGCTATTCACCAACCCCAACCTCCATCCTCACCCCAAATCACCTGCTGTGTTGTGTGGTGGTAGTATTTGGAATCTCCTCACTGTGGCTCAAGCCACCCAAGGAGGATGAATGCTGATTGGTTGTCGTCAGTAAGGAAGCTGCAGATACCGTTTCATTGAGAGGGGGGATGCTAGAAGTGGAAGGTGAATCAGATTTCACTGCAGAGCCGGTAGCACCTAGAAACATAGAAAGAAGGAAGTCCACTTATCAGAAAAAAGGGAATGTCTATAAGAGATGACTACAGTCCAAGGCTGTTCCAAAAACAAGAGAATGAGTTATTTAACAGTGGACTGTATTACGtcgaatcttttttctttaatgctgAGAATTACACAGCATGGGTCTCATTTGTCCAATGAAGGGAACTAATGGATTATCACCATTTTAAGATAGAAAACCAGGAACGTAAGAGGGGAAAAGCCTGAAGAACACTCACCTTCAACAGATTGTGTGGTCTGTAACTGCGTGGCCTGCACAGAACTGAAGCcattctggtaaaaaaaaaaacagaagagcaaGAAACAGACAAACTCATGTGAATGAGGCAAGTCAGCACTGATTCAGCTTTATTTTGGTCAACAAATCTTTAGGAGAAACTCTATATAAATTAACCAAAAGGATTAATATTAATACAATGCAGACTGTCCAAAAAAccaaaatagcaacaaaaattaaacaacaaaactGAGATATACCAACACTGTGTGACCAAAAGCAAAAGAAGGAAACCCTACAAATTGCTGAAGACACCCCAAACCTAAAACAGTTAGAGGAAAGGCCCAAAGTCCACATTCAGTGATTTTTGGGGAAGGATGAGTACAACAGTTCAGTCATACCACCTATTCCACTGGCATCATCTGACAGTCACTCAACATCACCTCTGGCATATGCTGTCTCCCTCACCATGCCAGGACATAGCAAGGTGAGGTCTACTGACATGCACCCAGAAATCTGGTAATCACATCTTCCCAGAAGACAGGACAGGCACTTGAGACTGATTCTACTAGTGACAATGAATTTTTTGTACAAAGAGAATGTTTTCCTGACTCATCAGTCTCCAGGTTTGCTGATAAGAACTTTTAATTCACTAATCACAGATGTGTGCCTTTTTCAAATTCTCAATCACTACTTCCAAAGTTTCTttgcaccatttgctgaaaagtaAAACACTAACATTTAAGGAATTTTTGCCCACAATTCTCCTAACCAATTCCCAGGGGTTCATGAAGCCACTACCTTTGCCTGAGTCAggtccttttggggtgatgaagaGATGGAGCTGGGGTACCGCCGAGTCTGTGTGGATCTCTGTTCATAAAGAGGGCCCTGAGCATTATTTTGGGAGGTATAGGTTGTCGACTGAATTGGGCCGCTCTGATAACCAGACTCCTGACTCTGGTTAGATGAAATTGTAGAGGAAGATTCACtgtaaataatgaagaaaaaaatctcagagaaaCAAAATAGAGCAGATCTACTGATACTAAGGAAATTGTGGAGATCTACTAGTGGAACAACTTGATTTGAATCAAGAAATTTTTCAGCAACAAGTAAAAGAATCTATCAAAATTTTCTCCTGATAACACTAGGAATCCCTACCTTCTATAGTGCCAGAGATCTAAATTAAGAATTAATCTTAAAAAcacctaggccgggcacggtggctcacgcctgtaatcccagcactttaggaggccgaggcgggcagatgacgaggtcaggagatcgagaccatcccagctaacacagtgaaaccccgtctctattaaaaatacaaaaaaattagccgggcgtggtggcgggcacctgtagtcccagctacttgggagtctgaggcaggagactggcaggaacccaggaggcggagcttgcagagagccaagatagtgccactgcagtccagcctgggtgacagcacaagactccgttttaaaaaaacaaacaaaaaataaataaaaaaaaatcttaaaaacatcttCAAGtcttcaaggaagaaaaaagtccCTTGGCTCCCCCCTACattctgctgttttgttttgtttttttatttttgagacggagtcttgctcagtcgcccaggttggagtgtggtggcgcgatctcggctcactgcaagctccgcctcccgggttctcgcccttctcctgcctcagcctcctgagtagctgggactacaggcccattacgcccagctagttttttgtatttttagtagagacggggtttcaccgtgttagctaggatggtctcgatctcctgacctcgtgatctgcccgtctcggcctcccaaagtgcagggattacaggcgtgagccaccgtgccaggcccatTCTGCTGTTATAAGAAAAAGTGGATCCGGAAGctgtgtctcaagcctgtaatgccagaactttgggaagccaaggtgggcggatcacaaggtcaggagatcaagaccagcctggccaacatggcaaaaccccgtctctactaaaaatacaaagaacagccaggcatagtggtgggtgcccataatcccagctattcaggaggctgaggcaggagaatcgcttgagcctgggaggcagaggttgcagtgatctgagatagtgccattgcactccagcctgggtgacaagagcaagactctgtctcaaaataaaaaagaaaaagtggctaAATGTCAGTATACAGGATACATTACTCTTGGCCCCTTCTACACATTCATGGACCCTAAGCACAGGAAAAACCATCTTTTCTTCACACTCATTTTAGAGAATTCTGAATTCTAGGCTCCCTCAAGAACCATATAAGATttgggccgggagtggtggctcatgcctgtaaccccagcacctttggaggccaaggtgggcggatcacctcaggtcaggagttcaagactggcctgactaacatggtgaaaccccgtctctactaaaaatacaaaattcgccgggcatgctggctcatgcctgtaattccagctactaggaaggctgaggcaggagaattgcttaaacctgggagacggaggttgcagtgagcagagaatgcgccaatgcactccagcctgggcaacaagagcaaaactctgagccaggcacggtggctcatgactgtaatcccagcactttgggaggccgaggcgggcagatcacccgaggtcaggagttcaagaccagcctggccaagatggtgaaaccctgtctctactaagaatacaaaaattagccaggcgtggtggcacatgccagtaatctcagctacttaggaagttgaggcaggagaattgcttgaatccgggaggcagaggttgcagtcagccgacatcacgccattgcactccagcctggcaacaaagcaaaactccatctcaaaaaaaaaaaaaaaaaaaaaaaaaaaaaaaaaaaaaaaaaaaaaccaaaaaccaaaaaacattgggggcatggttgctcatgcctgtaatcccagcatttgtggggggggggggggggcccgaggtgggtggatcacttgaggtcatgagttctagaccagcctggccaacatggtaaaaccgcatctctactaaaaaatacaaaaatttgctggttatggtggtgggcacctgtaatcccagctactcaggaggctgaggcaggagaatcgtttgaacccgggtggcggaggttgcagtgagccgaaatcatgccactgcactccagcctaggcaacagagtgacactctgtgtttaaaaaaaaaattcgtagagacagggactcattatattgcccaggctggtcttgaactcctggcctcaagtaatcctcctgccttggccacccaaagtgctgggattataggtgtgagccatcacatccagcccCTAGGGGGCATATTTCTACCTGTTTAGTTACAGATAACcctaataataatattttaaagcactCAAAATGCTATGATTGACTACTTTCCCCCTCAGTCATGCAGAGAGGCTTGGCCTCTCCAGAGTTCTAAAAACTACCCGCAGATTAAAAAAGTAGTAAAAGGTAAATAAGAGAGGTCTTATGGCTAATGTTTCCTCTACCTGGCCGTGCTGGTATACAGGCTACTTGGAGCCTGGCTTGAAGAGGCGCTCGTGGTGGGGGTGGACTCATAATCAGAAAGGACAGGCTCTGACCCAAACTGCAATGCCCCAAACTGCAGGTTTAGCCCTGAGATATCTGCTGAGCCAGGCATCTCCACAGCCAGAGCAGGAATCTATAgagaaaggtgaaggagaagagaaagtaaTGGCTTTAATACAACCTTACTAAAGACTAAAAAAAACCTTCCCCTTTAAATTTCCAAACTTACCTTTTTAATCTCAATTCTCAAGCCCACACCCCTTGCCATAAGATGTTATCTACCTAAAAGTTTAAGTACCTTAGAAGTCAAGGAGgcttttttcttctgctgtttcAGTTTCTGCTGAGCCGGCTGAGGGCTAGAGGACTGGTTGTCTGAAGATCCAGGCGACATCTGTGGAGCCGACGTGGATTTGCTTGGCAGAGGAGAagatggaggtggaggtgcagcTGTGGAGGTAGCCACTGCAGGTGACTTCTCCTGAAGGAACACCTCCATCATGGTTGAAGACGGGGTAAAAGCCTGGCGCTTTGTAAAGGGGCTGTGCACTGTTGAATCACTTGGGTTCTTCAAATCTGCAAGAGGAAACCCAGAATATGAAGCCAGAGATGCTGATGAATCTCAAGGAAATGCTATTATCCTGCACTAGCACCATGAGTGAGGACTGTAAAAATCAGAAACGCATATAAGCAGGCCCTCTTTTGGGGCTTAATCTCATTTCTATAGGTGACAATCActggattacttttttttttttttttttgagatggagtcttgctctgtcacccgggctggaatgcaatatgcaatggggcaatctcagctcactgcaacatccacctcctgggttcaagcgattctcttgtctcagagtagctgggactacaggtgcgtgccaccatgcctggttaatttttgtgtttttggtagacacgggatttcatcatgttggccaggctggtctcaaactcctgacctcaagtgatccatccgcctcggcttctcaaagtgctgggattacaggcatgagctgccacacctggcctacatCCATCCTTAAATAAAGCCTAATTAAATTAACACCATTACCCAGCCTGTGTAGACAGGAATGCACAAATTGTCCAAGTTTAAAGTACTGCAAGTTCTCATTTAACATCATCCATAGGTGCTTGGAAACTGGCTTTAAGCAAAAACAATGCATGGCATATCTTTGAATAACATTTTCCTTCAACATGATTTCATTATAATGttgatgagaagaaaaaaaaaaaatggccaggcgcagtggctcatgcctgcaatcccaccactttgggaggccaagaccagcagattgtttgagcccaagagttcgagacacacctgggcaacatggtgaaaacccacctccagaaaaaataaaaaattagccaggcacggtggtataagcctgaggtcccagctactcaggaggctcaggtgggaggattgcttgagcccaggaagatgaggctgcagtgagccaagatagtgccactgtactccggcctggatgacagaacgagactttgtCTTATGTTTCACaaaaagttgcagtttccaagaacctatcaatgaCATTAAGTGAAGACTTACTGTATAAGGTCTTAAGATGGCGAAGTCTATGAACCTAAAGGCAATATGTTATTTTCAAACACTGAAGATAAATCTAAGgagaataataattaaaaccCCAATCAACAGAAGACTGCAAATACGTATatggttaaaattttttttttttttttttttttttttttttttttttttttttttttgagaaaagctAGCTACACACtagctctgcagcccaggctaatgtacagtggtgcaaacacagctcactgcaacctcaacctcctgggctcaggcaattctcctgcctcagcctccctaggagctgggaccacaggtgcacaccaccacgctcagctaattgaaaacaattttttaagaaatggagtattgatatgttgctcaggctgttcttgaactcttaggctcaggctgtcctcccacttcagcctcccaaagtgctaagattacaggtgtaagctaccatgcccagcctctaaaTCTGATGAGAAATATATAGCCTCAAATTTTATTATTCCCCAACTTTCTGAATTCACCTTATTTGATTGGGGGAAATACATGTAGGAAGGTAATCAACTAGCTGCCCCTTTTCTTCACTTCAGGACACattctccaccccctccccctgCTAGCCTCTTGACAATAATGCTCCAATGCTTTAAAGATTCAAGTCACTTTCCATCTTCTCACCATACTGCACCAGTGATGGGGATTGTGTCGTTGAGCCCATGTCCCAAGAGGAGGTGGTGGTGCTTCCAGACTGAGAATGCTGAGCTGCCAACTGAGCCAGGGCTTGGGCAGTCTTGAATTGCTCCAAGAACTGGGAGCCCGTAGTACTGCCGCCTTTAGCTTCACCGACATCACCAAATCCTTTCCCTAACATGCTCACCTGTAGATCAATAAAGAGATGAGAGAAACCTACAGCCAGTAACCTTGTTCAGCTACTCATAAAGACTTATCCAGACAGAGCGCCAGTATAGATCAAGCAAGTAAAGAATACTGTCATACTGGGTATACAGCGTAGTCCACTAGAGTATAGGACCTAGAGTCAGACTGTCTTAGATTGAAATCCTGGCTATGTAAgcttggaaaaattat
This Rhinopithecus roxellana isolate Shanxi Qingling chromosome 8, ASM756505v1, whole genome shotgun sequence DNA region includes the following protein-coding sequences:
- the UBAP2L gene encoding ubiquitin-associated protein 2-like isoform X13, translating into MMTSVGTNRARGNWEQPQNQNQTQHKQRPQATAEQIRLAQMISDHNDADFEEKVKQLIDITGKNQDECVIALHDCNGDVNRAINVLLEGNPDTHSWEMVGKKKGVSGQKDGGQTESNEEGKENRDRDRDYSRRRGGPPRRGRGASRGREFRGQENGLDGTKSGGPSGRGTERGRRGRGRGRGGSGRRGGRFSAQGMGTFNPADYAEPANTDDNYGNSSGNTWNNTGHFEPDDGTSAWRTATEEWGTEDWNEDLSETKIFTASNVSSVPLPAENVTITAGQRIDLAVLLGKTPSTMENDSSNLDPSQAPSLAQPLVFSNSKQAAISQPASGNTFSHHSMVSMLGKGFGDVGEAKGGSTTGSQFLEQFKTAQALAQLAAQHSQSGSTTTSSWDMGSTTQSPSLVQYDLKNPSDSTVHSPFTKRQAFTPSSTMMEVFLQEKSPAVATSTAAPPPPSSPLPSKSTSAPQMSPGSSDNQSSSPQPAQQKLKQQKKKASLTSKIPALAVEMPGSADISGLNLQFGALQFGSEPVLSDYESTPTTSASSSQAPSSLYTSTASESSSTISSNQSQESGYQSGPIQSTTYTSQNNAQGPLYEQRSTQTRRYPSSISSSPQKDLTQAKNGFSSVQATQLQTTQSVEGATGSAVKSDSPSTSSIPPLNETVSAASLLTTTNQHSSSLGGLSHSEEIPNTTTTQHSSTLSTQQNTLSSSTSSGRTSTSTLLHTSVESEANLHSSSSTFSTTSSTVSAPPPVVSVSSSLNSGSSLGLSLGSNSTVTASTRSSVATTSGKAPPNLPPGVPPLLPNPYIMAPGLLHAYPPQVYGYDDLQMLQTRFPLDYYSIPFPTPTTPLTGRDGSLASNPYSGDLTKFGRGDASSPAPATTLAQPQQNQTQTHHTTQQTFLNPALPPGYSYTSLPYYTGVPGLPSTFQYGPAVFPVAPTSSKQHGVNVSVNASATPFQQPSGYGSHGYNTGVSVTSSNTGVPDISGSVYSKTQQSFEKQGFHSGTPAASFNLPSALGSGGPINPATAAAYPPAPFMHILTPHQQPHSQILHHHLQQDGQLPYLQMILCCQRQQEEQDILNFVDDQLGE
- the UBAP2L gene encoding ubiquitin-associated protein 2-like isoform X10 — protein: MMTSVGTNRARGNWEQPQNQNQTQHKQRPQATAEQIRLAQMISDHNDADFEEKVKQLIDITGKNQDECVIALHDCNGDVNRAINVLLEGNPDTHSWEMVGKKKGVSGQKDGGQTESNEEGKENRDRDRDYSRRRGGPPRRGRGASRGREFRGQENGLDGTKSGGPSGRGTERGRRGRGRGRGGSGRRGGRFSAQGMGTFNPADYAEPANTDDNYGNSSGNTWNNTGHFEPDDGTSAWRTATEEWGTEDWNEDLSETKIFTASNVSSVPLPAENVTITAGQRIDLAVLLGKTPSTMENDSSNLDPSQAPSLAQPLVFSNSKQAAISQPASGNTFSHHSMVSMLGKGFGDVGEAKGGSTTGSQFLEQFKTAQALAQLAAQHSQSGSTTTSSWDMGSTTQSPSLVQYDLKNPSDSTVHSPFTKRQAFTPSSTMMEVFLQEKSPAVATSTAAPPPPSSPLPSKSTSAPQMSPGSSDNQSSSPQPAQQKLKQQKKKASLTSKIPALAVEMPGSADISGLNLQFGALQFGSEPVLSDYESTPTTSASSSQAPSSLYTSTASESSSTISSNQSQESGYQSGPIQSTTYTSQNNAQGPLYEQRSTQTRRYPSSISSSPQKDLTQAKNGFSSVQATQLQTTQSVEGATGSAVKSDSPSTSSIPPLNETVSAASLLTTTNQHSSSLGGLSHSEEIPNTTTTQHSSTLSTQQNTLSSSTSSGRTSTSTLLHTSVESEANLHSSSSTFSTTSSTVSAPPPVVSVSSSLNSGSSLGLSLGSNSTVTASTRSSVATTSGKAPPNLPPGVPPLLPNPYIMAPGLLHAYPPQVYGYDDLQMLQTRFPLDYYSIPFPTPTTPLTGRDGSLASNPYSGDLTKFGRGDASSPAPATTLAQPQQNQTQTHHTTQQTFLNPALPPGYSYTSLPYYTGVPGLPSTFQYGPAVFPVAPTSSKQHGVNVSVNASATPFQQPSGYGSHGYNTGVSVTSSNTGVPDISGSVYSKTQSFEKQGFHSGTPAASFNLPSALGSGGPINPATAAAYPPAPFMHILTPHQQPHSQILHHHLQQDGQDILNFVDDQLGE